The genomic window CTTCGCGGCAATCTTTTATCGCGTTTAACACGTTGATGGGAAATGAATTCCGCAGCACGATTAAAAAAGAGTGCCCCGCGCCCAAACGCAACATATTTTCCACAGCGCATTCGATTAATTCGTTATCTGTGCCTTCTTTTCGAACCAAACATGGTCCGGAAGCTTCGCAAAAAGCCAAGCCAAACTTGATGCCGGGAACGGTGTTCACAATTGCTTCATAGAGGTCTTCCACAGTTTTAATGAAGTGGCTTTGACCCAAG from Candidatus Cloacimonadota bacterium includes these protein-coding regions:
- a CDS encoding adenosine monophosphate-protein transferase; the encoded protein is MELRLEQLKFPSDTNIILGQSHFIKTVEDLYEAIVNTVPGIKFGLAFCEASGPCLVRKEGTDNELIECAVENMLRLGAGHSFLIVLRNSFPINVLNAIKDCREVVNIFCATANQVQVILAKTEQGSGILGVIDGNSPQGIELDTDITNRKKFLRDIGYKR